The DNA region AACCAAGCTCCTTGGCGAGTTCGTAAACCCGGACCTTAGCCACTTCACTCCTGTCTATGAGTCCGGGGGGTCTCGTCCGCCGGACCGTCGCTACTTCATGGGCGTACCCATCGCGTACTCATCGCGTACTCATCGAGTGCTCATCGCAATCTCGACCTACTTCCACATCGCGAGGTACCTGACTGGTGGCACGGCGTGCGGCTGCCCGTCTGCCGTGCTTGTTGCGGTGGTTCTCCGCCGCGCGAGCGGCGGCCGTCACGAGGGGGTGCCCCACCGGACCTGGCCTGGGAAGCTCAGGGCTCCGGGGTGTCGCCCGCCCGTTCCCCGATGTACTCGCGGAGCCGCTCGGTGTCGAGCGCGCCCTGGAGCCGGAAGGCCCGGGGGAACGCCCGTCTGCGGACCGCGAGGTCGAGGCAGGCCGGTTCGGGGTGCAGGTGTGCGCCCCGGCCCGGCAGTGCGCCACGGGGATCGGGGACGCAGACGCCCTCGACCGCCGTGACACGCAACAGCTGGTGCTTGGCCGCGCGCTTGCGGCAGCCCACGCAGGTGCGTTCCGGGCGTGCTCGGACATGCGTCCGGCCAGACAAAGGCAAGTCTACCCCTCCGAAGGGACATGGCGCCGCCCCGCCGATCCGGGGAGGACCGGCGGGAGGCTGGTACAACGCCGACTACTCGGCCGAGGATTCCCGACCGCCGGCCTCGGGACGGTCCTCGGACTGCCCCTCGGTGTCCGGGCGGATGTCGATCCGCCAGCCGGTGAGACGGGCGGCGAGGCGGGCGTTCTGCCCCTCCTTGCCGATCGCGAGCGACAGCTGGTAGTCCGGCACGATCACCCGTGCGGAGCGCTGCTGGAGGTCCACGATCTCCACGCTGGTCACCCGTGCGGGGGACAGCGCGGCGGCGACCATCTCGCGCGGGTCCTCCGACCAGTCGACGATGTCGATCTTCTCGCCGTGCAGCTCGCCCATCACCGCGCGCACCCGGGAGCCCATCGGGCCGATGCAGGCGCCCTTGGCGTTCAGGCCCTGACGGCGCGACCAGACCGCGATCTTGGTGCGGTGGCCGGCCTCGCGGGCGATCG from Kitasatospora sp. NBC_00458 includes:
- a CDS encoding YlxR family protein, with amino-acid sequence MSGRTHVRARPERTCVGCRKRAAKHQLLRVTAVEGVCVPDPRGALPGRGAHLHPEPACLDLAVRRRAFPRAFRLQGALDTERLREYIGERAGDTPEP